From the Cloeon dipterum chromosome 4, ieCloDipt1.1, whole genome shotgun sequence genome, the window CgattgaattattataaatttaattatgtgaACAGCATAATAAAAGTCagctatttatattaaaagagCGGTCGttcttttattataataaaattaaatatagagGTACAAATGGAGCAAACATGAACTTATATCAAACTGACAATAATGGCGGTGATGTTATATCATACAGgcgaaaaaatggaataacaCAAATGCTATCATTACACCTGGGTGGTGAAGGAGGAGGAGCTGTAAGAAGTGCCTCCAGCCTCACCGTGTCCAGGGTGGTGGGTGATCTGCAAACTGCCGCTCGCGGCGTTGCTCAGTTCGGCTGCCGAGCCGAACACGCTGGTCTGCCTGGACAGCGGGGAGGCAGCCACCAGGGGAGCCTCCGTGGCAATAGAACGGACGGGCGAGGGAGACCCTTCGGCAGGGAGGCCATTGAAGAAGGTGGCAAAGTTGGAAGCGTAATTCTGCTGTTGGGGACGGCTGGGGGACGAGATGCTGGGGGCGGCGGAGCGGAAGGGCACTCCGGTGGCAGGGTATTGATCCAGGTTGATGCCCTGAGCGAGGAGTTGTTGGTACTGAAATTATTTGGAGGGTGTTAGAATAAAGCTGTAATTATACTGTCCTATTCAGAAGTCACTGTTTAgatttctgagcacaccaatcgattctttagGGTAGAATTAGGTAGCGTGGATATATTTTCCGACCAAGAAGTCcagcgagaagtgcgcatgcgtcagagctgccTGAATCTGACAaaaagtcattcgtacaggcggtctctatGCAAGTGCtttctgacgcatgcgcagttcttgcattcatattgttttggcgggaaaaaagttgcgctggactttttggtcggaaaataTATCCACACTACCTAGTAATTCTaccctcaaaaatcgattggtgtgctcagaaaaaCTTGGTCAAAATAACGGTTTTTGATCAAATCATACCTGTTCACGGAGGGGCACAAAGTTGACCGCATCAGGGGGTGGCACGATGGCTGGGGGCGGCTCGACGATGCGACGTCCGCCGTTGGGAATGACCGAGTTGACCACCTGCACAACCCCAGGGACGGCTGTGGGCGTGGCGGGGTTGACGGGGGCCTGAGTGACGGGGGCGGGGGAGAGGGAAAGGGGCCCCGAGGCGGGAGGAGGAATGCCGAAGACTGCGGCAGCATCGGCGGCGAACGCGGGCGGGTTCACCATCTGGGGCTGGGGCGCCGCAGGGGGCGCAGGGGGCAACACGCGCGGGGGTGGAGGGATGTCGTTCTGCTCCTCGCGCAC encodes:
- the LOC135943662 gene encoding uncharacterized protein LOC135943662; translation: MVWSRRRKGTEHTRFRKGGCQPAYTLAAAPAFRTFLAMASTKLQLALLGVLLSLHLSAGRIISFHEPTSLPSPRDFRIIVADGSSPMFAALHAGAAAPIEPAPVREEQNDIPPPPRVLPPAPPAAPQPQMVNPPAFAADAAAVFGIPPPASGPLSLSPAPVTQAPVNPATPTAVPGVVQVVNSVIPNGGRRIVEPPPAIVPPPDAVNFVPLREQYQQLLAQGINLDQYPATGVPFRSAAPSISSPSRPQQQNYASNFATFFNGLPAEGSPSPVRSIATEAPLVAASPLSRQTSVFGSAAELSNAASGSLQITHHPGHGEAGGTSYSSSSFTTQV